In Nitrospirota bacterium, the genomic stretch ATCCCCGAATGTCTCACACAATAAAGACAGAGCTGTTCTGAAAGGTTCCTTAACAGCCTTCTCCCCTCCAGGCAGATGGTAAGGATGAAGATGATATAATCTTTTGAAACCTGAATATGAAACGATCATCACCTCGCTGCCCCATACAGTCTTGTCAATTCCATAGCCTGTCCCGTCAAATGCAAAGCCTATCACCTCTTCATCCGTCTGAATATCATTTTCAGCCATGCAGGAAAGCATATGCGCGAAGTGGTGCTGGACCTTAACAAGTTTATCCTTGTAATACTTCTCCCCAAAGACCGTGCTGAAATACCCAGGATGCATATCAGCGACAACTATCTCAGGCTTGATATTGAAGAGCCTCAGAAAGTCATTGACCGTCTCTTTATAGAACTCCATTGCAAGAGGCGTCTCAAGATCACCGATATGCTGAGAGAGATAAACCTTGTCATCCATCCCGACAGCAATGGTATTGTTCATATAAGGGCCAAGCGCAAGCACCGGCCTTTTCAGTTTAAAGGGCAATATCACCGGAAGGGGAGCGAATCCTCTCGACCGCCTTATAGGAACCTGCCTTTCAGAAACTATCCTTACAACCGAATCGTCACACCGTCTGACTATCTCCCTATTATGCGTTAGAAAATAATCAGCTATACTTGCAAGCCTCTTGAATGCGTCATCTTCATCCTTCGCGATCGGCTCATCTGAAATATTTGCGCTCGTTGCAATAAGAGGC encodes the following:
- the hypF gene encoding carbamoyltransferase HypF — its product is MFHAQPDACPVCGPSVTLINPTLEKGGMGGFEYQKDDAVNKCVELIKEGNIIAIKGLGGYHLVCDAGNAESIKRLRERKQREERPVAVMFADIESVKAEAHVGMLEERALRSVERPIVILRKKNGTRLPDSISPGNETIGAFLPYTPLHHIILQKLMRPLIATSANISDEPIAKDEDDAFKRLASIADYFLTHNREIVRRCDDSVVRIVSERQVPIRRSRGFAPLPVILPFKLKRPVLALGPYMNNTIAVGMDDKVYLSQHIGDLETPLAMEFYKETVNDFLRLFNIKPEIVVADMHPGYFSTVFGEKYYKDKLVKVQHHFAHMLSCMAENDIQTDEEVIGFAFDGTGYGIDKTVWGSEVMIVSYSGFKRLYHLHPYHLPGGEKAVKEPFRTALSLLCETFGD